One Nocardioides dongkuii genomic window, CCTCACCACCGGCGCGGACGGCACCGAGTGGGAGCTCTGCGTGCCCCGGGAGGACCGATGACCATCCACGACACCCACCCGTTCGCCGACCCCGAGCCCGACCCGGTCCGCCGGTTCCGGGGCCGGCTCGGCGGCGCGGTCTCGCTGTGGACCGCTGGCGCGCTCGACGACCCGCACGGCCGGGCCGGGCTGACGGTCACCTCCCTCATGGTGGCCGCCGGGGAGCCGGCTCGGCTGCTCGCGCTGGTCGACCCCGACTCCGACCTCGCCGACGTCGTCGCCGACACCGGGCGCTGCGTGGTCCAGCTTCTGTCCTGGAGGCACCGCGACCTGGCCGAGGCGTTCGCGGGCACCGCGCCGGCGCCCGGCGGACCGTTCCGCGCGGCGCCGTTCGAGCAGACGCCCTGGGGGCCGCGGCTCGTCGGGACCACCGTGTGGGCCGGCCTCGTCGTCGAGTCGTCCGCGTCCGTGGGCTGGTCGGACCTGCTCACCTGCGTCGTCGAGGAGGTCCACGTCGGCGACGACGACGACCCGCTCGCCCACCGGCGGGGTCGCTGGGTGCGCGCCGGCAGCCCCGGCACCCACTAGGGTCCCGGCCATGACGGACGAGCCGATCCGGGTGATGGTCGTCGACGACCACCCGATGTGGCGCGACGCGGTCGAGCGCGACCTGCAGGCCGCCGGCTTCGACGTGGTCGGGGTGGCGGCGAACGGGCCGGAGGCGCTCGCCCGGTTCCCCGCGGTGCGCCCGCAGGTGCTGGTGCTGGACCTGCAGATCCCCGCGCCGGGCGGGGTCGAGGTGACCGCGGAGGTGCTGCGCCAGGACCCCGCGGCGCGGGTGCTGATCCTGTCCGCGTCGGGCGAGCAGGCCGACGTCCTCGAGGCGGTCAAGGCGGGCGCGACCGGCTACCTGGTGAAGTCGGCGTCGCGCGAGGAGCTGCTCGACGCCGTACGCCGGGTGGCCGCGGGCGACACCGTGTTCACCCCGGGCCTGGCCGGCCTGGTGCTGGGGGAGTACCGGCGGCTCAGCGAGCCCGCGGCGTCCGGCCCCGCCAACCCCGAGCTCACCGAGCGCGAGACCGAGGTGCTCAAGATGGTGGCCAAGGGGCTCTCGTACCGCCAGATCGCCGAGCGGCTCGTGCTCTCCCACCGCACCGTGCAGAACCACGTGCAGAACACCCTGCGGAAGCTGCAGATGCACAACCGGGTGGAGCTGACCCGCTACGCCATCGAGCAGGGTCTCGACGAGGACGACGAGCTGCGGTGAGCGCGCTGCTCGAGATCGCCGACGAGCTCTACGGGCTCGCCCTCGCCGACTTCACGCCCGCCCGCGACGCGCTGGCCAAGCAGCACCGGGGCACCGACCTCGCCCAGCAGGTCAAGGCGCTGCGCAAGGCGTCGACGGCGGCCTGGGTGGTCAACGTGCTGGTGCGGCACGAGACCGAGCAGGTCGAGCAGGTGCTGGCCGTCGGCGCCGCGCTCCGGCAGGCCCAGGCGGACATGTCGGGCGAGGAGCTGCGGGCGCTGACCCGGCAGCGCCGCCAGCTGACCGCGGCGATCACGACGCAGGCCCGCAGCGTCGCCCGCGACCGCGGCGTCAAGGTGACCGAGGCGGTGGCCGACCAGGTGGAGGCGACGCTCACGGCGGCGATGGTCGACGAGCGGTGCGGTGCCGCGGTGCGCAGCGGGCTGCTGGTCACCGCGCTGGCGGCGACCGGCGTCGACGAGGTCGACCTCGCCGGCGCGGTGGCGGTGCCCGACGCGCTCGGGTTCAGCGCCACCCCGCGCGAGGTCGAGGCGCCGGCCCGGCCCGACCTCAAGGTCGTGCCCGACCCCGACGCGGACGCGAAGGCGCGCGCCGCCGCCGAGGAGGTCCTCGAGGGCGCCGAGGAGGAGGTCGCCGCCGCCCGGGCGGCGCTCGACGAGGTGGTCGCCTCGGTCAAGGAGCTCGAGGCGCGCACCATGCAGGTGCAGGCCGAGGCCGACGAGCTGCGGCGCCGGCTGGCCGAGCTCGAGACCGCCGCCGAGGAGGTCGACGACGAGCTCGCCGAGGCCGAGGACGGCCGGAGCGAGGCCGAGGACGCCCTCGCCGAGGCGACCCGGGCGCGCGACGCCGCGCGCGCTGCGCTCGACAAGCTCGAGGGCTAGACCTGCGCCCAGCCGCGCGAGCGGTCGACGGCGGCGCTCCACCGGGCGTGCGCCGCGTCCGCGCCCGCCCGGTCGGGGCCCGGCGTGAACGACCGGTCCAGCTGCCAGGTCTCGCGCAGGTCGTCGGTGGAGCCCCAGACGCCGGTGCCGAGGCCGGCGAGGAACGCCGCCCCGAGCGCGGTCGTCTCGACCAGCCGCGGCCGCTCGACGGGGACGCCGATCTGGTCGGCCTGGATCTGGCAGAGCAGGTCGTTGGCCGACGCGCCGCCGTCCACGCGCAGCGAGGACAGGTCGGCGGGCATCGTCTCCAGGACGTCGCGCACCTCGAAGGCGATCGCCTCCAGCGTGGCCCGCACCAGGTGGGCGCGCGTGGTGCCCCGGGTCAGCCCCACGATCAGGCCGCGGGCGTGCGGGTCCCAGTGGGGGGCGCCGAGCCCGGTGAGGGCCGGCACGAAGACCACGCCCTCGCTGGAGTCGACGGTGGCCGCGATCGCGGCGGTCTCGGCGGCGGACCCGACGATCTGCAGGCCGTCGCGCAGCCACTGGACGGCCGCCCCGGTCACGAAGATCGAGCCCTCGAGCGCGTAGGTCAGCTCGCCGTCGGGGGAGCGCCACGCGGCCGTCGAGAGCAGCCCGGCGTCGGAGCGCGGCACCTCGGTGCCGCAGTTGGTGAGGATGAACGAGCCGGTGCCGTAGGTGCACTTGGAGTCGCCCACGTCGAAGCAGGTCTGCCCGAACAGCGCCGCCTGCTGGTCGCCGGCGATCCCCGAGATCGGCAGCGACAGGTCCAGGAAGGTCTTGGGGTCGGTGACCGCCACCTCCCCCCAGCTGGGCACCAGCTCCGGCAGCGCGTCGCGGGGTACGCCGAACAGGCCGCAGAGCTCGTCGCTCCAGTCACCCTCGGCGAGGTCGAAGAGCAGCGTCCGGCACGCGTTGGAGACGTCGGTGACGTGGTAGGTGCCGCGGGTCATCCGGGCGATCAGGTAGGAGTCGACCGTGCCCACGGCGTACCGGCCGGACTCGACGAGCGCCCAGGTGTGCGGCTCCTCCTCGGCCAGCCAGCGCAGCTTGGTGCCGGAGAAGTAGGGGTCCAGCCGCAGGCCGGTCAGCTCGCCGACCCGCTTCTCGTGGCCCGCGTCGCGCATCCGGGTGCAGATGTCGGCCGAGCGGCGGTCCTGCCAGACGATCGCCCGGCGCGGGGAGCCGAGGGTCTCCCGGTCCCAGAGCAGCACCGTCTCGCGCTGGTTGGTGATGCCGACCGCGGTGAGCGCCGAGCGGTCGACCTGGGCGAGCACGGAGCGCACCGCGTCCAGCGTGGCCTGCCAGATCCCCTCGGGGGCGTGCTCGACCCAGCCGGGGTGGGGGAAGTGCTGGGCGAACTCCTCGGTCGCGGTCGCCTCGATGGTGCCCTCGGGGGTGACGACGACCGCCGTCACGCCGGTGGTGCCGGCGTCGATCGCGAGGACGGTCACGACTCGCCCCGCACCACCGCGAGGACCTTCTCGTCGATCCAGGACAGGTCGTCGGCGACCCGCATCTCGTAGTTCTCGGTGCCGACCCACGCGGCGAAGTCGCGGTGGCCCTGCGCCTCGGCGTACGCCGCCAGCTCGGCCTCGAGCTCGGTGGTGACCGGCACCTTCTCCTCCTCGGTGGAGGCGGTGAGGTAGAGGTCGTTGAGGTCGAGCAGGCGGGCCAGCTCGGTCACCGGAGCGGCGTGGTCGTCGACCCGCAGGTCGACGGCGACGTCGTCGCGCCCGCCGTACCCGGCACCGTCGCGGACCACGAGCAGCGCGGCCGACTGACGGCCCCGCTTGTCGCCGCCCGCCTCGTCGCCGGCGGCCAGCGCCGCGAGCAGCCGGTGGGCCAGCGGGAGGTCGGGGGCGGAGGCCTCGAAGGCGTCGCGCATCGCGAGCACCACCTCCTCGCCGGTGAGCACGTTGCCCTGGACGGCGTACCCGTCGCCGGTGAGGCCGCCCGCCCAGTCCAGGCACGCGGACCCGGTGTGGGTGACCGCGCCGCCGTCGACGTCGACCAGGCCGACCTGGCGGTGGTCGCGCCCGTCGTCCTCCTCGAGCAGCCGCTGCAGCGCGACGGGGGCGGTGGCGCCCTCGTCGAGGTGGGAGAGCGCGAGGCCCTTGTAGGCCACGTTGGCGTCGGCCTGGGTGGCGATCGCGCCCACCTGGGCGACCGCGGCCGGCACGGCGGACCCGACCGCGAGGAACTTCGAGGCGACCGCCACCCCCCAGGACTCTCCGTCGGCGGACCGGGCCACGATCGAGAACGTCATGGCCGCAGCGTAGTCAGGAGGGTCGGCGTCTTCCGGTAGCCGCCGGGAGGCTGCGCCACTAGGGTCCCTGTGAACGATCCAACGAGGGGTCGGCCCGTTCTGCAGAGGAGTGTCGATGCGCGTCGGAGTGCTCACGGGGGGCGGGGACTGCCCCGGCCTGAACGCCGTCATCCGGGCGGTGGTCCGCAAGGGCGTGCAGCAGCACGGCTTCGACTTCGTCGGCTACCGCGACGGTTGGAAGGGCCCGCTCGAGGGCCTCACCATGCCGCTCGGCGTCGAGGAGTGCCGCGGCATCCTGCCCCGCGGCGGCACGATCCTGGGCTCCTCGCGGACGAACCCGTTCAAGATCGACGGCGGCGTGGAGCGGATCCGGGAGAACCTCGCCGCGGACGGCGTCGACGCCCTGGTCGCGATCGGCGGCGAGGACACGCTCGGCGTGGCCACCAAGCTCGCCGACCTCGGCGTCTCGGTGGTCGGCGTCCCCAAGACGATCGACAACGACCTCAGCGGCACCGACTTCACCTTCGGCTTCGACACCGCGGTCAACGTCGCCACCGAGGCGATCGACCGGCTGCACACCACCGCCGAGTCGCACCACCGCGTCCTGGTCGTCGAGGTGATGGGCCGGCACGCCGGCTGGATCGCCCTGCACGCCGGCATCGCGGGCGGCGCGAGCGCCGTCCTGATCCCCGAGCAGCCCTTCGACATCGAGGCGATCTGCGCCCACGTCGAGACCCGGTTCGAGACCCACTACGCGCCGATCATCGTGGTCTCCGAGGGTGCGGTCCCGATCGAGGGCGGCGACATGACGCTCGCCTCGGGCGAGGTCGACGCGTTCGGCCACGTCCGGCTCGGCGGCATCGGCGACCGGCTCGCGAGCGAGATCGAGCACCGCACCGGCAAGGAGGCGCGCGCCGTCGTCCTCGGCCACGTGCAGCGCGGCGGCACCCCCACGGCGTTCGACCGCTGGCTGGCGACCCGCTTCGGCCTGCAGGCGATCGACGCGGTCGCCGACGGCGACTTCGGCACCATGATGGCCCTCCAGGGCACCAGGATCGTCCGGCTCCCGCTCATCGAGGGCACCGGCGAGCTCAAGCTGGTCAGCCCCGAGGAGTACGCCGAGGCCGAGGTCTTCTTCGGCTGACCCCGCCCGTGGAACCTGCACGCCGAGTCGGCGTGAATGTCCGGGTTCCCCACAGGCGAGCTGTGGAGAACCCGAACATTCACGCCGACTCGGCGGGGGTGGCGAGGTCGAGGTCGACGACCAGGGCGCGGTGGTCGGAGAGCGGGAGCCGGCGGGCCTCGGCGTGCGCGACCTCGAGCGGGCCGTCGGCCAGCACGTGGTCGAGCTGGAGGCAGGGCCGCTGCGCCGGGAACGTCGGCGCCGTGACCAGCGACCGCATGCCGGTGATCGACCGCGCCCGGTCCGGCCCCATGTTGAGGTCGCCGACCAGCACGAGCGGTCGCGCGGCGGCGGTGAGGGCGCCGGTCAGCGCCCGCAGCTGACGCCTGTTCCACCACGGTACGAACGACAGGTGGGTGTTCGCCACCGTCAGCGGGCCGCCCGGTCCCTCGACGTGCGCGGCCACCCCCACCCGGGGCTCGTCGCCGACCATCGTCGGGACCCGGCTGCCCCTGAACCACATCGGCACCCGGGTGCGCAGGGCCGGCAGCCGGACGATCTCCCAGGACGTGACCGGGTGCCGGCTCAGCAGCGCGATGCCGTACGCCGCGGCGTCGGGCTGCTCCTCGCCGGTCGCCGCGACCCAGGTCGCGCCCGGGCTGCCGTTCAGCGCCGCCACGAACCGGTGGTCGGCCGCACCCATCGCCTCCGCGGCGGCGGCGGTGAGGTCGGCGTGCTGCGAGCGCGGCTGGTTGCGGTCCACCTCCTGCAGCGCCAGGACGTCGGCGTCCAGGGAGGCGATCGCGTCCTGGAAGGCCGACAGGTCGACCTGGTCGTCGTCGGGGGAGCGTCCGTTGAGGATGTTGAAGGTGACGAGGCGCATTGCGGCAGGGGTACCCCCGCCGGCCGTCCCGGCATGCGGCCCGCACCCGGGGGGTACACCGCGGCGTGACCGACCCCGCTGCTGACCCCGTCGCCGACGTGCGCCGTGAGCTCCGCGAGGCGCTGAAGCTGGTCGCCGTGACCCTCAAGGAGGGCGGCGTCCCGTTCGCGCTCGCCGGCGGCTACGCGCTGTGGGCCCGCGGCGGCCCGGAGCCCGACCACGACGTCGACTTCGTCGTCGCCGAGGACGACGCCGCGCGGGCCGCCGAGCTGCTGGCCGAGCGCGACCTCGAGGTCGTCCAGCCGCCGGAGGACTGGCTGTTCAAGGTGTACGTCGGCCGCTCGATGGTCGACGTCCTGTTCCGCGTCAACGGGCGCACCGTCGAGCGGGGCGCGCTGGCGGAGGTCGACGAGGTCGAGGTCGAGTCGGTCCGGATGCCGGTGCTCTCCGCGACCGCGCTGATGGGCCACAAGCTCAACGCGCTCGAGGAGCACGCCTGCGACTTCGGCACGGTGCTGCCGGTGGCCCGCGCGGTGCGCGAGCAGGTCGACTGGGACGAGGTCCGGCGGGAGACTGAAGGCAACGACTTCGCGGTCGCGTTCGTGGTGCTGCTCGAGCGACTCGGCGTCATCGAGCCCGCCGCAACGTTTCCTGCTAACGACTGAGGGGACCCTGATCACATGAGCACCAGCAGCGGCGCGGAGACCGTCGGCGAGCAGGACTCCGAGCCCGAGCTGAAGCGGGTGATGGGGCCCAAGCTGCTCCTGCTGTTCATCGTCGGCGACATCCTCGGCGCCGGCATCTACGCCGTGACCGGCGAGATGGCCCTGGAGGTCGGCGGCATCGTCTGGGTGCCGTTCCTCGTCGCGTTCGCGGTCGCCACCCTGACCGCGATGTCCTACCTCGAGCTGGTCACCAAGTTCCCCGAGGCGGCGGGCGCCGCGCTCTACACGCACAAGGCGTTCGGCATCCACTTCGTCACGTTCCTCGTGGCCTTCGCGGTGATCTGCTCGGGCATCACCAGCGCGTCCACGGCGTCGAACCTGCTCGCCACCAACCTGCTGGCGGGGCTCGACTCCGCCGGGATCGACGGCATCCCGAGCGAGAGCAACACCGCGATCACGGTGGTGGCGATGGGGTTCATGGTCGTGCTCGCGGGCATCAACCTCCGCGGCGTCGGCGAGAGCGTGAAGTTCAACGTCATCCTGACCCTCATCGAGATCAGCGCCCTGGTGATCGTGATCGTCATCGGCCTCGTCGTGGTCGGTCGCGGGGACGGCGACCTCGGCCGGATGGTGGTCTTCGAGTCCGGCTCGGAGCGCGGCCTCTTCCTCGCGGTCACCGTCGCGACGGCGATCGCGTTCTTCGCGATGGTCGGCTTCGAGGACTCGGTCAACATGGTCGAGGAGGTCAAGGACCCCGAGCGGACCTTCCCGCGGATCATGCTCACCGGCCTCGGCATCGCCGTGGTCTTCTACGTCCTGGTCTCGATCTCCGTCGTCGCCGTCATCCCCGAGGG contains:
- a CDS encoding flavin reductase family protein — translated: MTIHDTHPFADPEPDPVRRFRGRLGGAVSLWTAGALDDPHGRAGLTVTSLMVAAGEPARLLALVDPDSDLADVVADTGRCVVQLLSWRHRDLAEAFAGTAPAPGGPFRAAPFEQTPWGPRLVGTTVWAGLVVESSASVGWSDLLTCVVEEVHVGDDDDPLAHRRGRWVRAGSPGTH
- a CDS encoding response regulator; protein product: MTDEPIRVMVVDDHPMWRDAVERDLQAAGFDVVGVAANGPEALARFPAVRPQVLVLDLQIPAPGGVEVTAEVLRQDPAARVLILSASGEQADVLEAVKAGATGYLVKSASREELLDAVRRVAAGDTVFTPGLAGLVLGEYRRLSEPAASGPANPELTERETEVLKMVAKGLSYRQIAERLVLSHRTVQNHVQNTLRKLQMHNRVELTRYAIEQGLDEDDELR
- the glpK gene encoding glycerol kinase GlpK, whose translation is MTVLAIDAGTTGVTAVVVTPEGTIEATATEEFAQHFPHPGWVEHAPEGIWQATLDAVRSVLAQVDRSALTAVGITNQRETVLLWDRETLGSPRRAIVWQDRRSADICTRMRDAGHEKRVGELTGLRLDPYFSGTKLRWLAEEEPHTWALVESGRYAVGTVDSYLIARMTRGTYHVTDVSNACRTLLFDLAEGDWSDELCGLFGVPRDALPELVPSWGEVAVTDPKTFLDLSLPISGIAGDQQAALFGQTCFDVGDSKCTYGTGSFILTNCGTEVPRSDAGLLSTAAWRSPDGELTYALEGSIFVTGAAVQWLRDGLQIVGSAAETAAIAATVDSSEGVVFVPALTGLGAPHWDPHARGLIVGLTRGTTRAHLVRATLEAIAFEVRDVLETMPADLSSLRVDGGASANDLLCQIQADQIGVPVERPRLVETTALGAAFLAGLGTGVWGSTDDLRETWQLDRSFTPGPDRAGADAAHARWSAAVDRSRGWAQV
- a CDS encoding DUF1028 domain-containing protein → MTFSIVARSADGESWGVAVASKFLAVGSAVPAAVAQVGAIATQADANVAYKGLALSHLDEGATAPVALQRLLEEDDGRDHRQVGLVDVDGGAVTHTGSACLDWAGGLTGDGYAVQGNVLTGEEVVLAMRDAFEASAPDLPLAHRLLAALAAGDEAGGDKRGRQSAALLVVRDGAGYGGRDDVAVDLRVDDHAAPVTELARLLDLNDLYLTASTEEEKVPVTTELEAELAAYAEAQGHRDFAAWVGTENYEMRVADDLSWIDEKVLAVVRGES
- a CDS encoding 6-phosphofructokinase; the protein is MRVGVLTGGGDCPGLNAVIRAVVRKGVQQHGFDFVGYRDGWKGPLEGLTMPLGVEECRGILPRGGTILGSSRTNPFKIDGGVERIRENLAADGVDALVAIGGEDTLGVATKLADLGVSVVGVPKTIDNDLSGTDFTFGFDTAVNVATEAIDRLHTTAESHHRVLVVEVMGRHAGWIALHAGIAGGASAVLIPEQPFDIEAICAHVETRFETHYAPIIVVSEGAVPIEGGDMTLASGEVDAFGHVRLGGIGDRLASEIEHRTGKEARAVVLGHVQRGGTPTAFDRWLATRFGLQAIDAVADGDFGTMMALQGTRIVRLPLIEGTGELKLVSPEEYAEAEVFFG
- a CDS encoding endonuclease/exonuclease/phosphatase family protein — translated: MRLVTFNILNGRSPDDDQVDLSAFQDAIASLDADVLALQEVDRNQPRSQHADLTAAAAEAMGAADHRFVAALNGSPGATWVAATGEEQPDAAAYGIALLSRHPVTSWEIVRLPALRTRVPMWFRGSRVPTMVGDEPRVGVAAHVEGPGGPLTVANTHLSFVPWWNRRQLRALTGALTAAARPLVLVGDLNMGPDRARSITGMRSLVTAPTFPAQRPCLQLDHVLADGPLEVAHAEARRLPLSDHRALVVDLDLATPAESA
- a CDS encoding APC family permease, which translates into the protein MSTSSGAETVGEQDSEPELKRVMGPKLLLLFIVGDILGAGIYAVTGEMALEVGGIVWVPFLVAFAVATLTAMSYLELVTKFPEAAGAALYTHKAFGIHFVTFLVAFAVICSGITSASTASNLLATNLLAGLDSAGIDGIPSESNTAITVVAMGFMVVLAGINLRGVGESVKFNVILTLIEISALVIVIVIGLVVVGRGDGDLGRMVVFESGSERGLFLAVTVATAIAFFAMVGFEDSVNMVEEVKDPERTFPRIMLTGLGIAVVFYVLVSISVVAVIPEGEIETVVAEEGRVLLNVVTTGAPGLPIDKIFPFLTVVAVANTALINMLMASRLLYGLARQDVLPRSLGKVLPIRRTPWVGILFSTVLALGLIIAVTFLADTSVIAALSGTTALLLLCVFAVVNIACVVLRRVPDGRFTAPTWTPYVGALACLALVGPWARDREDWVQYRVALGLLVVGLVLWVFTWLTNRGIRAKKTGFRDIEHLED